A genomic window from Oceanobacillus timonensis includes:
- the glpK gene encoding glycerol kinase GlpK, producing the protein MSKKYILSIDQGTTSSRAILFDHDGTIVDVAQKEFEQFFPHPGWVEHDANEIWTSVLACIAEVLRKADIEPDQVEGIGITNQRETAVVWDKNTGRPVYKAIVWQSRQTEGICKELREAGHNDLFREKTGLLLDPYFSGTKVKWILDNVEGAREKADNGDLLFGTIDTWLVYRLSGGKTHITDYSNASRTLMFNIYDLKWDDELLNILGVPKSMLPEVKQSSEVYAHTVDYHFFGQEVPIAGIAGDQQAALFGQACFERGMAKNTYGTGCFMLMNTGEKGVASKNGLLTTLAWGIDGKVEYALEGSIFVAGSAIQWLRDGLKIIESAPASEDFAKKVDSTDGVYMVPAFVGLGTPYWDSDARGAVFGLTRGTSKEHFIRATLESLAYQSKDVLDAMISDSEINLKALRVDGGAVKNDFLMQFQSDILNVPVERPVVQETTALGSAYLAGLAVGYWKDRDEIAKQWQNEKTFEAEMDKAESDKLYSGWQKAVEAARVFK; encoded by the coding sequence ATGAGCAAGAAGTATATTCTATCCATTGATCAGGGTACAACCAGTTCGCGCGCAATTTTATTTGATCATGACGGTACGATTGTAGACGTTGCCCAAAAAGAATTTGAACAATTCTTCCCACACCCGGGTTGGGTCGAGCACGATGCGAATGAAATATGGACATCTGTATTAGCCTGTATAGCGGAAGTATTACGAAAAGCAGATATCGAACCAGACCAAGTAGAGGGTATTGGTATTACCAACCAAAGAGAAACAGCCGTTGTTTGGGATAAAAACACTGGTAGACCGGTTTATAAAGCGATTGTTTGGCAATCTCGTCAAACAGAAGGAATTTGTAAAGAATTAAGAGAAGCAGGACATAATGATTTATTCAGAGAAAAAACAGGTTTATTACTGGATCCTTATTTCTCTGGAACAAAAGTGAAATGGATTCTTGATAACGTAGAAGGCGCCAGGGAAAAAGCGGATAATGGAGACTTGTTATTTGGAACAATCGATACGTGGTTAGTGTATAGGCTGTCAGGCGGTAAAACGCATATTACAGATTACTCTAATGCATCCCGTACCCTTATGTTCAATATCTATGATTTAAAATGGGACGATGAACTGTTAAATATTTTAGGCGTTCCAAAAAGCATGCTTCCAGAAGTGAAGCAATCCTCTGAAGTATATGCACATACCGTAGACTACCATTTCTTTGGACAGGAAGTGCCGATTGCAGGAATTGCGGGTGACCAGCAGGCAGCGTTATTTGGTCAGGCATGCTTTGAAAGAGGAATGGCGAAAAATACGTATGGCACAGGCTGTTTCATGTTAATGAATACAGGCGAAAAAGGCGTTGCGTCGAAAAACGGTCTGTTAACCACACTGGCCTGGGGCATTGATGGCAAAGTAGAATATGCGCTGGAGGGAAGTATTTTCGTTGCCGGTTCTGCTATTCAATGGCTGCGAGATGGTTTGAAAATCATTGAAAGTGCTCCGGCAAGTGAGGATTTTGCTAAGAAAGTGGATTCTACAGATGGTGTGTATATGGTTCCTGCTTTTGTCGGACTAGGTACACCTTATTGGGATAGTGACGCACGAGGTGCCGTGTTTGGATTGACACGCGGCACCAGTAAAGAGCATTTCATCCGTGCGACATTAGAGTCCCTGGCTTATCAGTCCAAAGATGTACTGGACGCAATGATTTCAGATTCGGAAATCAATTTGAAAGCATTACGAGTGGACGGGGGAGCCGTAAAAAATGACTTCTTAATGCAATTTCAGAGTGATATTCTAAATGTTCCGGTTGAACGCCCTGTTGTACAAGAAACAACAGCACTTGGATCTGCTTATCTCGCAGGTTTGGCAGTAGGATACTGGAAGGATCGAGATGAAATTGCTAAACAATGGCAAAATGAAAAAACATTTGAAGCGGAAATGGATAAAGCAGAAAGCGATAAGCTGTATAGTGGCTGGCAAAAAGCTGTAGAAGCTGCCCGCGTGTTTAAATAA
- a CDS encoding DeoR/GlpR family DNA-binding transcription regulator encodes MKMFVTERRNKIMELLHEKQRLTVKELSTQIGVSEATLRTDLNKMEQNGLLTRTHGGAMLNQQSPTDHDTSFSVREKQNRAEKSLIAKEAFHFIEEKQCILLDASSTALELARYLNEKMIRLTVVTSGIQTALELKDNPNITVILIGGVVTKGSSTIEGTLGIELLEKLHIDILFTSASGFSVENGLTDFNLYEVELKKRMVHKAQKIIAVIDHSKLAVTSSAPFATTDQVDVLITNSTIDSDTEQILNGHHVQVVSTS; translated from the coding sequence ATGAAAATGTTTGTAACGGAAAGAAGAAACAAAATAATGGAACTGCTGCATGAGAAACAACGTTTGACTGTAAAAGAATTGTCAACACAAATCGGTGTCTCTGAAGCAACTTTGCGTACGGATTTAAATAAGATGGAGCAAAATGGTCTTTTGACGCGTACCCATGGGGGAGCGATGTTAAATCAGCAAAGTCCTACTGACCATGATACGAGTTTCTCTGTACGTGAAAAACAAAACCGCGCAGAAAAATCGCTGATTGCCAAAGAAGCATTTCATTTTATTGAGGAAAAACAGTGCATTTTACTCGATGCCAGCTCCACTGCTTTAGAATTAGCGCGTTACCTCAATGAAAAAATGATTCGGTTAACAGTCGTAACAAGCGGCATCCAAACAGCTTTGGAATTAAAAGACAATCCGAATATCACCGTTATCTTGATTGGCGGTGTGGTGACAAAAGGTTCATCGACGATTGAAGGGACGCTTGGAATTGAGTTATTAGAAAAGCTTCATATTGATATTCTTTTCACATCGGCAAGTGGATTCTCTGTAGAAAACGGCCTGACGGATTTTAATTTGTATGAAGTAGAATTAAAAAAACGGATGGTTCATAAAGCACAGAAAATCATTGCTGTTATTGACCACTCTAAGCTTGCAGTGACATCCAGCGCTCCATTTGCAACAACCGATCAAGTCGATGTGCTTATTACGAATAGTACGATTGATTCTGATACAGAGCAAATACTCAACGGACACCATGTCCAAGTAGTTTCCACTTCCTGA
- a CDS encoding sugar phosphate isomerase/epimerase family protein, with translation MRIKFGCHTSTWELDYDKETDYLDNVMDTVSNAGFKGLDVQVAMLGRYQNNPEKLKQALDERGISLAALTVPFTWANDEETQEERERADYYIDYLTNFPGAVMNLPSRVGPNRDHLLERQKQIIACANAVGKRAYEKGVQASFHPASPKTSYFRTKADYDVLFELLDTSYMSYTPDAGHIKAGGMRPEDIVKDNLSIIKHVHFKDRSNNKEWKEMGTGDIDFPYIVQTLKDSGYQGWIMIEEETEEAAEDPNKVILNVGKYVEEKLKPIAKLKH, from the coding sequence ATGCGTATTAAATTTGGTTGTCATACATCGACTTGGGAATTAGATTACGATAAAGAGACAGATTATTTAGATAATGTGATGGATACAGTAAGCAATGCGGGGTTTAAAGGATTAGATGTTCAAGTTGCCATGCTGGGAAGGTATCAAAACAATCCAGAAAAATTAAAACAAGCATTAGATGAAAGAGGTATTTCTTTAGCAGCATTAACAGTTCCTTTTACTTGGGCTAATGATGAAGAAACGCAAGAGGAAAGAGAACGAGCCGATTATTATATTGATTATCTGACAAACTTTCCTGGGGCAGTGATGAATCTGCCATCGCGTGTCGGACCGAATAGAGATCATTTATTGGAACGTCAAAAGCAAATTATCGCTTGTGCAAATGCTGTCGGAAAAAGAGCATATGAAAAAGGCGTACAAGCATCTTTCCATCCGGCTTCTCCAAAAACATCCTATTTTAGAACAAAAGCCGATTACGATGTGTTGTTTGAACTGCTGGATACATCTTATATGAGTTATACACCGGATGCCGGACATATCAAGGCTGGCGGAATGCGTCCAGAAGATATTGTGAAAGATAATCTTTCTATTATCAAACATGTTCATTTTAAAGATCGTTCCAACAATAAAGAGTGGAAGGAAATGGGGACAGGAGATATTGATTTTCCTTATATCGTACAAACACTGAAAGATAGTGGTTATCAAGGGTGGATAATGATTGAAGAGGAAACCGAAGAAGCTGCGGAAGATCCGAATAAGGTTATTTTAAATGTTGGAAAATATGTTGAGGAAAAATTGAAACCGATTGCAAAATTAAAACATTAA
- a CDS encoding RpiB/LacA/LacB family sugar-phosphate isomerase, whose translation MKIGIGGDHHGYGLKETLKKFIDESTDHETVDFGAHSSDAVDYPGVAFEVAEAVSENKVDRGVLICGTGLGVAIAANKYPGIRAATTHDTYSAERAQLSNNAQIITLGAQIIGPEAAKKVVEAYLNVEWSGGSQRKVDQIVEKESQFLDQNFKDAAKSSC comes from the coding sequence ATGAAAATAGGTATTGGCGGAGACCATCATGGATATGGACTGAAAGAAACGTTAAAGAAATTTATTGATGAATCCACAGATCATGAGACAGTAGATTTTGGGGCTCATTCCAGCGATGCTGTTGATTATCCTGGTGTAGCTTTTGAAGTAGCGGAAGCAGTCAGTGAGAATAAGGTAGACCGTGGTGTTCTTATTTGCGGTACAGGACTCGGTGTAGCTATTGCAGCTAATAAATATCCGGGAATCCGGGCAGCAACCACACATGACACGTACTCTGCAGAGCGTGCTCAATTAAGTAATAATGCACAAATTATTACACTTGGCGCACAGATTATTGGACCGGAAGCAGCTAAAAAAGTAGTGGAAGCATACTTGAATGTAGAATGGTCCGGCGGTTCTCAGCGTAAAGTAGACCAAATTGTAGAGAAAGAAAGCCAATTCCTTGACCAAAACTTTAAAGACGCAGCGAAAAGCTCCTGTTAA
- the tpiA gene encoding triose-phosphate isomerase, with the protein MRQPVVGISYKTYVNTVDKATELVKALAEVTTNEKEVEKFVFPSLGVVYPVAQALKGSAIAFGAQNISPYENGAYTGEVSIESIIDMGGTHVEIGHAERQHIFHETLDMIHLKTKLTLEKGLTPVLCVGEGERLDNEEERKNVLKEQILTSFGDVDEALIKKVILAYEPVWAIGKAEAADAAYVHGTHAMIREIVKEACSTESAEAVRIIYGGSVSKDNVYKIISHNDVDGVFIGRFGHDPANYKQILNTVKQVKLKE; encoded by the coding sequence ATGAGACAGCCAGTTGTTGGAATAAGCTATAAAACGTATGTCAATACAGTAGATAAAGCTACGGAATTAGTAAAGGCACTTGCAGAGGTCACAACCAATGAAAAAGAAGTAGAAAAATTTGTCTTCCCGTCTTTAGGTGTGGTGTATCCTGTAGCGCAGGCGCTAAAAGGGTCTGCCATTGCTTTTGGCGCACAAAATATTTCGCCATACGAAAATGGCGCTTATACAGGCGAAGTTTCTATTGAGTCTATTATTGATATGGGCGGAACCCATGTGGAAATCGGACATGCAGAGCGACAACATATTTTCCATGAAACATTGGATATGATTCATTTAAAAACAAAACTAACCCTGGAAAAAGGACTGACGCCTGTTTTATGTGTTGGTGAAGGGGAGCGTCTGGATAATGAAGAAGAACGGAAAAACGTATTAAAGGAACAAATTCTTACATCTTTTGGAGATGTAGATGAAGCACTGATTAAAAAAGTTATCTTAGCTTACGAACCGGTTTGGGCAATCGGGAAAGCAGAAGCAGCCGACGCGGCCTATGTGCACGGGACGCATGCAATGATCCGGGAAATTGTCAAAGAGGCATGCAGCACAGAATCAGCGGAAGCAGTCCGTATTATCTATGGCGGATCGGTAAGCAAGGATAATGTTTATAAAATTATTTCCCATAATGATGTAGATGGGGTGTTTATTGGACGGTTTGGCCATGATCCTGCCAATTATAAGCAAATTCTTAATACAGTAAAGCAAGTAAAGCTGAAGGAGTAA
- a CDS encoding SDR family oxidoreductase yields the protein MGILDKFRLDGKKAFVTGGAGGIGKAITTGLLEAGADVAIVDINLETAQAAAEELSSIGPKVTAVQADVTSEEDVNKMVNSIVDELGRIDIAFANAGITMNIPAEEMTFDEWNKVINLNLNGVFLTDQAAGKQMIKQGDGGVIVNTGSMSGSIVNTPQPQSSYNASKAGVIHLTKSLAMEWADHNIRVNTISPGYIGTDLLYKNDKLKPLIAEWEAATPQKRLGKAEELQGLALYLASEASTYVTGSDFIIDGGYTIV from the coding sequence ATGGGAATTCTTGATAAATTCCGGTTAGATGGTAAGAAAGCCTTTGTTACAGGCGGAGCCGGCGGAATTGGGAAAGCAATTACGACAGGGTTATTGGAAGCTGGTGCGGATGTAGCCATTGTTGATATTAATTTAGAAACAGCACAGGCAGCAGCGGAAGAACTTTCATCTATCGGACCAAAAGTTACAGCTGTACAAGCAGATGTAACAAGCGAAGAAGATGTGAATAAGATGGTAAACTCTATCGTGGACGAACTTGGCCGTATCGACATCGCTTTCGCCAATGCAGGGATTACAATGAATATTCCAGCAGAAGAAATGACCTTTGACGAATGGAACAAAGTCATTAATCTCAATTTAAACGGTGTCTTCCTCACAGACCAGGCAGCCGGAAAACAAATGATTAAACAAGGTGACGGCGGAGTCATTGTGAACACTGGGTCGATGTCAGGAAGCATTGTAAATACACCACAGCCGCAAAGCTCTTATAACGCTTCTAAAGCAGGCGTGATTCATTTAACAAAATCATTGGCAATGGAATGGGCAGATCATAACATTCGCGTCAATACAATCAGCCCGGGATACATCGGTACGGACTTACTATACAAAAACGATAAACTGAAACCATTAATCGCAGAGTGGGAAGCTGCAACACCGCAAAAACGCTTAGGAAAAGCAGAAGAATTGCAAGGTCTTGCATTGTACCTGGCTAGCGAAGCCAGCACGTATGTTACTGGTTCTGACTTTATCATTGACGGTGGATATACCATTGTTTAA
- a CDS encoding 3-hydroxyacyl-CoA dehydrogenase family protein, translating into MSNKEKLSIAGSGIMGHSIALTAAWAGIDVKVWGTDEEDIKRAKSGVETKLNGLVSYDVFDEKEKERITNAITYTDSLEECVYNATFVIEAVPEDLELKQNFFKQLDEMCPEDTILASNTSGLSATEIATLTSKPERTVITHFWLPAHLMPLVEVVRGNYTSDETIDRALTLLESMNKKPVFVKKDVLGQVGNRLQYAIFREAQYLLENDIASMEDIDAAIQYSLGRRFGVTGPFMTMDMGGLNTNASITSYLFEDLSDRKEIFPAMKELVDNGHYGPKTGKGYYEWTTEYINQKEYEREEELIKWLKKDMNEANAVKK; encoded by the coding sequence ATGTCTAATAAAGAAAAACTATCAATAGCTGGATCAGGAATCATGGGACACTCTATCGCTTTAACTGCTGCTTGGGCAGGAATTGATGTAAAAGTATGGGGAACAGATGAAGAAGATATCAAGCGAGCTAAATCTGGAGTGGAAACTAAATTGAATGGTTTAGTAAGTTATGATGTTTTTGATGAGAAAGAAAAAGAGAGAATTACAAATGCTATTACATATACTGATTCATTAGAAGAATGTGTTTATAATGCTACATTTGTAATTGAAGCAGTACCAGAAGATTTAGAGCTCAAACAAAACTTCTTTAAACAATTAGATGAAATGTGCCCTGAAGATACAATATTAGCTAGTAATACTTCAGGTCTAAGTGCAACTGAAATTGCTACGTTGACGAGTAAACCTGAGCGTACTGTTATAACTCATTTTTGGCTCCCAGCTCATTTAATGCCATTAGTTGAAGTTGTACGCGGTAACTATACATCTGACGAAACAATTGACCGGGCTTTGACGTTACTTGAATCAATGAACAAAAAACCAGTTTTCGTTAAAAAAGATGTGTTAGGTCAAGTTGGCAACCGACTACAATATGCTATTTTTAGAGAAGCCCAATATCTTTTAGAGAATGACATTGCTTCAATGGAGGATATCGATGCTGCAATCCAATATAGCCTTGGTAGACGATTTGGAGTAACTGGGCCATTTATGACAATGGATATGGGAGGGTTAAATACTAATGCTTCTATTACATCCTATCTTTTTGAAGATTTAAGTGATAGAAAAGAAATTTTCCCTGCTATGAAAGAATTAGTGGATAACGGTCATTATGGACCGAAAACTGGTAAAGGCTACTATGAATGGACTACTGAATATATAAATCAAAAGGAATATGAACGTGAAGAAGAATTAATTAAATGGCTAAAGAAAGATATGAATGAAGCAAATGCGGTGAAAAAATAG
- a CDS encoding GntP family permease has product MGEATWLIVVAVLGVIALLFLVMRTKLQAFLALILISFIVGLAVGMTPNEIIETFETGMGETVAFIAIVIGLGAMFGEILRVSGGAERLALTMINKFGEKRSSWALGIAGLIISIPIFLDVALVILMPILYTLANKTKKSLLYFGVPLLAGLLVAHGMIPPTPGPIAASSIIGADLGWVILFGVLVGVPAMILAGPMFGSFISKKIHVPVPEAMNEQAAALADLEEKADAKENQKELPSFISVLSIILLPLILMLLNTLAPFILEEGSVLRGILVFIGHPYAALTITTLLTFYIFGTKRGYSKDEIQQITTKSLEPAGIIILITGAGGIFGEMLVASGVGDVLASAMEQVQLPLVVFAFLTAALLRIAVGSVTVAMVTSSSIVAPVISTMSISDPMMAVLVITIASGAVIAPHVSDSGFWMVNRYFGMSVGDTLKSWTVLATIISLVGFGLTLILSLFLM; this is encoded by the coding sequence ATGGGGGAGGCAACATGGCTAATTGTAGTTGCCGTTCTAGGGGTTATCGCATTATTATTTCTCGTAATGAGGACAAAGCTTCAAGCATTTTTGGCGCTTATATTGATAAGTTTTATTGTTGGTTTAGCTGTAGGGATGACACCAAATGAAATTATAGAAACTTTTGAGACAGGTATGGGTGAAACGGTGGCCTTTATTGCTATTGTGATTGGACTAGGCGCTATGTTTGGTGAAATCTTAAGAGTGTCAGGTGGTGCTGAACGCTTAGCATTAACAATGATAAATAAGTTCGGTGAAAAAAGATCATCATGGGCACTTGGTATAGCTGGTTTGATTATTTCCATCCCAATATTTCTAGATGTCGCATTAGTTATTCTTATGCCAATATTGTATACATTAGCGAACAAAACTAAAAAATCGTTGTTATACTTTGGAGTTCCCTTGTTGGCTGGGCTTCTTGTTGCACATGGTATGATTCCGCCAACACCAGGGCCAATTGCTGCATCATCTATTATAGGAGCTGACTTAGGTTGGGTTATCTTGTTTGGTGTTCTGGTTGGTGTTCCAGCAATGATTTTAGCTGGTCCGATGTTCGGTAGCTTTATCTCGAAAAAAATTCATGTACCTGTACCAGAAGCAATGAATGAACAGGCAGCGGCACTTGCAGATTTAGAAGAAAAGGCTGATGCGAAAGAAAACCAAAAGGAGCTACCTAGTTTTATCAGTGTTCTTTCTATTATACTATTACCTTTAATTTTAATGTTATTAAATACATTGGCACCGTTTATTTTAGAAGAGGGATCCGTTTTAAGAGGTATTTTAGTATTTATCGGTCATCCTTATGCTGCACTTACAATAACTACTTTATTAACATTTTATATTTTTGGTACAAAACGGGGATACTCAAAAGACGAAATTCAACAAATTACTACAAAATCACTTGAACCTGCAGGGATTATCATTCTAATTACAGGGGCTGGCGGAATATTCGGAGAAATGCTCGTTGCTTCCGGAGTGGGAGATGTGTTAGCAAGTGCGATGGAACAAGTACAGCTGCCATTAGTTGTATTTGCATTCCTAACGGCAGCCTTGTTAAGAATAGCAGTCGGATCAGTTACTGTTGCTATGGTTACCTCTTCTAGTATAGTTGCTCCAGTAATAAGTACAATGAGTATTAGTGACCCGATGATGGCGGTACTTGTTATTACTATTGCTTCAGGTGCTGTTATTGCACCGCATGTTAGTGATTCGGGGTTCTGGATGGTAAATCGTTATTTTGGTATGAGTGTAGGAGACACACTGAAATCTTGGACGGTTTTAGCCACTATTATTTCGTTAGTAGGTTTTGGATTAACTTTGATTCTTAGTCTATTTCTAATGTGA
- a CDS encoding dihydroxyacetone kinase subunit DhaK: MKRLVNDGYDVVEELLEGFAEANSDYVELLEHDPRVIVSKKRGDKSKVGIIIGGGSGHEPLFINYVGENFADASVVGNVNTSPSPEPCYNAVKAVDTGKGCLYMYGNYEGDVMNFDMGAEMAADDGIQVETVIVTDDVYSAKNIENRRGVAGDIFVFKAAAAAAAKGFELPEVKAAAEKANLATRSMGVALSSSTLPATGKNIFAMDDGDMEIGMGIHGEPGIRRDKIRSADEVVDEILGYILDDHNLESGDEAYVLVNGLGGLPLMDQYIVYRRVEQVLSEKGITIYKNLVGNYATSMDMIGMSITLVKLDDELKEFLDYPTDIPNIKF; encoded by the coding sequence ATGAAACGTTTAGTCAATGATGGTTATGATGTTGTTGAAGAACTCTTGGAAGGTTTTGCTGAAGCAAACAGTGATTATGTAGAGTTATTAGAACATGATCCCCGTGTTATTGTCAGCAAGAAACGTGGGGATAAGAGCAAAGTAGGGATTATCATTGGCGGTGGATCAGGTCATGAGCCGCTTTTCATTAACTATGTAGGTGAAAACTTTGCAGATGCATCCGTTGTCGGAAATGTTAATACATCCCCTTCTCCGGAGCCTTGTTATAATGCTGTAAAAGCAGTAGATACCGGGAAAGGCTGCCTTTATATGTATGGAAACTATGAGGGTGATGTGATGAACTTTGATATGGGTGCAGAAATGGCTGCGGATGATGGTATTCAAGTAGAAACGGTCATCGTAACAGATGATGTGTACTCTGCAAAAAATATAGAAAATCGTCGTGGTGTAGCTGGAGATATCTTTGTGTTTAAAGCGGCTGCTGCAGCGGCTGCAAAAGGATTCGAACTTCCAGAGGTAAAAGCGGCTGCTGAAAAAGCGAATCTTGCTACCAGATCCATGGGGGTCGCATTATCTTCCAGTACTTTACCTGCAACGGGGAAAAACATCTTTGCGATGGATGATGGTGATATGGAAATCGGTATGGGGATCCATGGGGAACCAGGGATAAGAAGAGATAAGATTCGATCCGCAGATGAAGTGGTAGATGAAATTTTAGGTTATATACTAGATGACCACAATTTAGAAAGCGGCGATGAAGCGTACGTCCTTGTCAATGGTCTTGGCGGTTTGCCATTGATGGATCAGTATATTGTATATCGTCGAGTGGAGCAGGTGTTAAGTGAAAAAGGAATTACCATTTATAAAAACTTAGTCGGAAACTATGCAACATCCATGGACATGATTGGGATGTCTATCACACTGGTGAAATTGGATGATGAATTAAAAGAATTCTTGGATTATCCAACTGATATTCCAAATATTAAATTCTAA
- a CDS encoding GolD/DthD family dehydrogenase has protein sequence MDFQGYDKNFKITDKVAIITGGASGIGRAIAEFYIEKEAKVALFDVKDDVTDAAKEMSAENAIGVRVDITDGDSIQGAIDETVAHFGKVDILVNCAGVALLDDAENLSDDYWQKTIDLNLTGTFKMSQLVGRKLIEQGHGGKIINMASQGAIIALDNHVAYGASKAAVVNMTKVMAVEWAQFDITVNAISPTVVLTELGKKAWAGEVGEKAKREIPLGRFGYPEEVAGIALFLASDAANLITGENIVMDGGNTVK, from the coding sequence ATGGATTTCCAAGGCTATGATAAGAATTTCAAAATTACAGACAAAGTAGCCATTATCACAGGTGGAGCAAGCGGAATTGGACGGGCAATTGCAGAGTTCTACATTGAAAAAGAAGCAAAAGTGGCGCTTTTTGATGTGAAGGATGATGTTACGGATGCAGCAAAAGAAATGAGCGCAGAGAATGCTATTGGTGTCAGAGTAGATATCACAGATGGCGACAGTATTCAGGGAGCCATTGATGAAACGGTGGCGCATTTTGGAAAAGTAGATATCCTGGTAAACTGTGCAGGCGTGGCTTTATTGGATGATGCAGAGAATCTTTCCGATGACTACTGGCAAAAAACAATTGATTTAAACTTAACAGGTACATTTAAGATGTCACAGCTTGTCGGCAGAAAGTTGATTGAACAAGGTCACGGTGGAAAAATTATTAATATGGCTTCTCAAGGAGCGATTATTGCACTGGATAATCACGTGGCGTATGGTGCAAGTAAAGCAGCTGTTGTGAATATGACGAAAGTGATGGCTGTAGAGTGGGCACAATTTGATATCACGGTCAATGCCATTTCACCAACTGTTGTTTTAACAGAACTCGGTAAGAAAGCTTGGGCTGGTGAAGTGGGAGAAAAAGCAAAACGCGAAATTCCGCTTGGCCGCTTCGGGTATCCGGAAGAAGTTGCAGGAATCGCCTTATTCTTGGCAAGTGATGCTGCAAACTTGATTACCGGTGAGAATATTGTGATGGACGGCGGAAATACCGTGAAATAA
- the dhaL gene encoding dihydroxyacetone kinase subunit DhaL: MATLVLDREYFVNVFQEMLPFVDEQSEHLQKLDSEIGDGDHGINLTIGFREVTKQLDTINEEAADISSLFKKVGMILLGKVGGSSGPLYGSFFMKAGKDVTGKEEVTFDEFCGMIIHGVEAIQHRGKAEIGDKTMIDAFLPGVEVLKQDTPEDPVVKFTAFVEAMQEGAESTVPLVANKGRAMRLGERAIGHKDPGAESAWMMMEVFLKQLKKVASA; this comes from the coding sequence ATGGCAACACTTGTACTGGACAGAGAATATTTTGTAAATGTATTTCAGGAGATGCTCCCGTTTGTAGATGAACAATCGGAGCATCTGCAAAAGCTAGATTCCGAAATTGGGGATGGCGATCATGGGATTAATTTAACGATTGGATTTCGTGAAGTCACCAAGCAGTTGGATACGATTAATGAAGAGGCAGCAGATATTTCAAGCCTCTTTAAAAAAGTTGGAATGATTCTTTTAGGAAAAGTTGGAGGTTCGTCCGGTCCACTTTACGGCAGCTTTTTTATGAAGGCTGGGAAGGATGTAACTGGAAAAGAGGAAGTTACTTTTGATGAATTCTGCGGCATGATTATTCATGGTGTCGAAGCTATTCAGCATAGAGGAAAAGCGGAAATTGGTGATAAAACAATGATTGATGCTTTTCTGCCAGGGGTTGAGGTTCTAAAACAGGATACACCAGAAGATCCTGTTGTGAAATTCACTGCTTTTGTGGAAGCAATGCAAGAAGGTGCTGAATCAACTGTACCGCTTGTCGCCAACAAAGGACGTGCTATGCGTTTAGGTGAACGTGCGATAGGCCACAAGGATCCTGGTGCAGAATCAGCATGGATGATGATGGAAGTGTTTTTAAAACAATTGAAAAAGGTGGCATCTGCATGA